Proteins from one Alloyangia pacifica genomic window:
- a CDS encoding glycosyltransferase family 2 protein produces the protein MSPPKSPAAAVIIPHYNDLDRLARCLAALEQNPRPLPVEVLVIDNGSSESLEALAARHPEVRFVTEPGRGAATARNRGVAESRAPRLFFLDADCVPAEDWLAVAFRRIEAAQIVGGAVRIFDETPPPRSGAQAFESVFAFRQEDYVRHHGFAVTANLLTWRQIYEDTGPLTHGLAEDKDWCHRARAKGYRIDYAPDLVVAHPSRSDWPALRRKWLRLTRESFALAHPGQAARLPWIARAALVTLSPFGHLPKVLFSPRLGSAAERRRAASTLFRLRFVRAGWMLRQAMGRPLDEA, from the coding sequence ATGAGCCCTCCGAAGAGCCCGGCCGCGGCGGTCATCATCCCCCATTACAACGACCTGGACCGCCTTGCGCGCTGCCTCGCGGCGCTCGAGCAAAACCCGCGCCCGCTGCCGGTCGAAGTGCTGGTGATCGACAACGGCTCGAGCGAGAGCCTCGAGGCGCTGGCCGCGCGCCATCCCGAGGTGCGCTTCGTCACCGAGCCCGGGCGCGGCGCGGCCACCGCGCGCAATCGCGGCGTGGCCGAAAGCCGCGCACCGCGGCTGTTCTTTCTCGACGCCGACTGCGTCCCTGCCGAGGATTGGCTGGCCGTCGCCTTCCGCCGCATCGAGGCGGCACAGATCGTCGGCGGGGCCGTGCGGATTTTCGACGAAACCCCGCCGCCGCGCAGCGGGGCGCAGGCCTTCGAGTCGGTCTTTGCCTTCCGGCAGGAGGACTACGTCCGGCACCACGGGTTTGCCGTGACCGCCAACCTGCTGACCTGGAGACAAATCTATGAGGACACCGGGCCACTGACCCACGGGCTCGCCGAGGACAAGGACTGGTGTCACCGCGCGCGCGCCAAGGGCTACCGGATCGACTATGCGCCCGATCTCGTGGTCGCCCACCCCAGCCGCTCCGACTGGCCGGCGCTGCGCAGGAAGTGGCTGCGGCTCACCCGCGAGAGCTTTGCCTTGGCCCACCCCGGACAGGCCGCCCGCCTGCCATGGATCGCACGCGCGGCACTGGTCACGCTTTCGCCCTTCGGACATCTGCCCAAGGTGCTGTTTTCGCCGCGGCTCGGCTCGGCGGCAGAGAGGAGGCGGGCGGCCTCGACCCTCTTCCGGCTGCGCTTTGTCCGCGCGGGCTGGATGCTGCGGCAAGCCATGGGGAGGCCGCTCGATGAAGCGTGA